Proteins found in one Ctenopharyngodon idella isolate HZGC_01 chromosome 16, HZGC01, whole genome shotgun sequence genomic segment:
- the LOC127497120 gene encoding terminal nucleotidyltransferase 4A-like isoform X1, whose translation MDPRVAWIQPEQKGPANALWMRVWETSQRRNHCHTLRVHTPALAAGFMKQLTLVPTNTVVKPINNCTNQPCNDGGAMRSPYACSKPAPPYVTPVEVNGCDSLSPLSSGDSESDSPTSDSSSTTGDGMRANPAKLHFNFTEHMHNVNNCLQQHYQRLQTQIMMDNQLKNHAGLRKHDNKASTYGLNYFLSHSNDSYLSGTPWATRRYSLGINGLHEEIVDFYNFMSPRPEEEAMRRDVVNRIEAVIKNLWPTAKVEIFGSFSTGLYLPTSDIDLVVFGKWEQPPLQQLDQALRQNNVAEPFSIKLLDKATVPIIKLTDRETDVKVDISFNVETGVKAARFIKDHLKKYSVLPYLIFVLKQFLLQRDLNEVFTGGISSYSLILMAISFLQLHPRIDCRASNINLGILLIEFFELYGRHFNYLKTGIRVKDGGAYLAKEEIMKVMENRYRPSMLCIEDPNLPGNDVGRSSYGAMQVKEVFNYAYLVLSHAVSPLSRSYPNRNMESTLGRVIKVTQEVISYREWIIQQWGNRHNAKMVDIKIQNGVEDLEQTSSEEQQRDSSSPHSAGSPVSLSSLQQHSSSSSSSSSVSSLSGSDIDSDTPCKASVLHDASGTFLHSRSQSHPLPSKQCMDVCLTLMNGVLHMSPVYSSSIPIQSHYTNNGQRFKGPPHINCLERNTVPVPRGHHPQYGRNGWRRHRRDTVPMSLSR comes from the exons ATGGATCCTCGGGTGGCTTGGATTCAGCCCGAACAGAAAGGACCTGCCAACGCTTTATGGATGCGCGTATGGGAAACCTCGCAAAGGCGAAACCACTGTCACACACTGCGGGTGCACACACCTGCGTTGGCGGCCGGTTTCATGAAGCAGTTAACGCTGGTTCCCACCAACACAGTTGTAAAACCTATTAACAATTGCACCAATCAGCCTTGTAATGATGGTGGTGCCATGAGATCTCCATACGCATGTTCTAAACCTGCACCTCCATATGTCACCCCTGTTGAGGTCAACGGTTGTGATTCTTTATCACCTTTATCTTCAGGAGATTCCGAAAGTGACAGTCCGACATCAGATTCATCATCTACTACTGGTGATGGTATGAGGGCAAATCCAGCCAAACTTCACTTTAACTTCACTGAACATATGCACAATGTCAATAATTGTTTACAACAACATTATCAGCGGCTACAGACTCAAATAATGATGGATAACCAGCTTAAAAACCATGCAGGACTAAGGAAACATGACAATAAAGCGAGCACATATGGATTGAACTACTTTCTGTCCCACTCTAATGACAGTTATTTAAGTGGGACCCCATGGGCAACCAGAAGATACAGTCTAGGTATTAATGG CCTGCATGAGGAGATTGTggatttttataatttcatgtCCCCACGCCCAGAAGAGGAAGCAATGAGGAGAGATGTTGTCAATCGTATTGAAGCTGTAATCAAAAATCTGTGGCCTACAGCAAAG GTTGAAATATTTGGCAGCTTCAGTACAGGACTCTATCTTCCTACCAG TGATATTGACCTGGTGGTGTTTGGAAAATGGGAACAACCACCTCTGCAGCAGCTGGACCAGGCACTCAGGCAGAATAATGTTGCTGAGCCCTTCTCCATTAAACTACTTGACAAGGCTACG GTACCAATAATTAAGCTGACTGACAGAGAGACAGATGTGAAGGTAGACATCAGTTTTAATGTCGAAACTGGTGTCAAAGCAGCTCGGTTTATTAAGGATCATCTTAAG AAATACTCCGTGTTGCCATACCTGATCTTTGTGCTGAAGCAGTTTCTGCTTCAGAGAGATTTGAACGAGGTGTTTACGGGTGGTATCAGTTCCTACAGCCTCATTTTAATGGCCATCAGCTTCCTGCAG CTCCATCCCAGAATAGACTGTAGAGCTTCTAATATTAATTTGGGCATCCTACTCATCGAGTTCTTCGAATTGTATGGACGGCATTTTAACTATCTGAAAACAGGCATCCGTGTGAAGGATGGAGGAGCGTATCTGGCCAAAGAGGAGATTATGAAGGTCATGGAGAATAGATACAGACCCTCAATGCTCTGTATTGAGGACCCAAACTTACCAG GAAATGATGTTGGCCGGAGCTCTTATGGTGCCATGCAGGTGAAAGAGGTGTTTAACTATGCATACCTCGTCTTGAGTCATGCTGTATCTCCACTATCGCGCTCCTACCCCAACAGAAATATGGAAAG CACATTGGGACGCGTCATTAAAGTGACCCAGGAAGTAATTAGCTACAGGGAGTGGATCATTCAGCAGTGGGGAAACAGACACAATGCCAAGATGGTTGACATTAAAA TCCAGAATGGTGTAGAAGACTTGGAGCAGACCTCAAGTGAGGAGCAGCAGAGAGACTCCTCATCACCGCACAGTGCAGGCTCACCTGTGTCCCTATCCAGCCTTCAGCAGCActcttcatcatcttcctcatcttcCTCTGTGTCCTCGCTGTCTGGGAGTGATATT gattCTGACACACCGTGCAAAGCTTCAGTTCTTCATGATGCATCTGGAACTTTCCTGCACTCCAGAAGTCAG TCACACCCATTACCCAGCAAACAATGTATGGATGTATGTTTGACTCTTATGAATGGAGTACTCCACATGTCACCTGTTTACTCCAGCTCAATACCCATCCAGAGTCACTACACTAAT AATGGCCAGAGGTTCAAGGGGCCTCCACACATTAATTGTTTAGAGCGTAACACCGTGCCTGTCCCCAGAGGACATCATCCTCAGTATGGCCGTAATGGCTGGCGTCGGCATCGAAGGGACACTGTTCCCATGAGCCTCAGCAGATAG
- the LOC127497120 gene encoding terminal nucleotidyltransferase 4A-like isoform X2 — MDPRVAWIQPEQKGPANALWMRVWETSQRRNHCHTLRVHTPALAAGFMKQLTLVPTNTVVKPINNCTNQPCNDGGAMRSPYACSKPAPPYVTPVEVNGCDSLSPLSSGDSESDSPTSDSSSTTGDGMRANPAKLHFNFTEHMHNVNNCLQQHYQRLQTQIMMDNQLKNHAGLRKHDNKASTYGLNYFLSHSNDSYLSGTPWATRRYSLGINGLHEEIVDFYNFMSPRPEEEAMRRDVVNRIEAVIKNLWPTAKVEIFGSFSTGLYLPTSDIDLVVFGKWEQPPLQQLDQALRQNNVAEPFSIKLLDKATVPIIKLTDRETDVKVDISFNVETGVKAARFIKDHLKKYSVLPYLIFVLKQFLLQRDLNEVFTGGISSYSLILMAISFLQLHPRIDCRASNINLGILLIEFFELYGRHFNYLKTGIRVKDGGAYLAKEEIMKVMENRYRPSMLCIEDPNLPGNDVGRSSYGAMQVKEVFNYAYLVLSHAVSPLSRSYPNRNMESTLGRVIKVTQEVISYREWIIQQWGNRHNAKMVDIKIQNGVEDLEQTSSEEQQRDSSSPHSAGSPVSLSSLQQHSSSSSSSSSVSSLSGSDIDSDTPCKASVLHDASGTFLHSRSQNGQRFKGPPHINCLERNTVPVPRGHHPQYGRNGWRRHRRDTVPMSLSR; from the exons ATGGATCCTCGGGTGGCTTGGATTCAGCCCGAACAGAAAGGACCTGCCAACGCTTTATGGATGCGCGTATGGGAAACCTCGCAAAGGCGAAACCACTGTCACACACTGCGGGTGCACACACCTGCGTTGGCGGCCGGTTTCATGAAGCAGTTAACGCTGGTTCCCACCAACACAGTTGTAAAACCTATTAACAATTGCACCAATCAGCCTTGTAATGATGGTGGTGCCATGAGATCTCCATACGCATGTTCTAAACCTGCACCTCCATATGTCACCCCTGTTGAGGTCAACGGTTGTGATTCTTTATCACCTTTATCTTCAGGAGATTCCGAAAGTGACAGTCCGACATCAGATTCATCATCTACTACTGGTGATGGTATGAGGGCAAATCCAGCCAAACTTCACTTTAACTTCACTGAACATATGCACAATGTCAATAATTGTTTACAACAACATTATCAGCGGCTACAGACTCAAATAATGATGGATAACCAGCTTAAAAACCATGCAGGACTAAGGAAACATGACAATAAAGCGAGCACATATGGATTGAACTACTTTCTGTCCCACTCTAATGACAGTTATTTAAGTGGGACCCCATGGGCAACCAGAAGATACAGTCTAGGTATTAATGG CCTGCATGAGGAGATTGTggatttttataatttcatgtCCCCACGCCCAGAAGAGGAAGCAATGAGGAGAGATGTTGTCAATCGTATTGAAGCTGTAATCAAAAATCTGTGGCCTACAGCAAAG GTTGAAATATTTGGCAGCTTCAGTACAGGACTCTATCTTCCTACCAG TGATATTGACCTGGTGGTGTTTGGAAAATGGGAACAACCACCTCTGCAGCAGCTGGACCAGGCACTCAGGCAGAATAATGTTGCTGAGCCCTTCTCCATTAAACTACTTGACAAGGCTACG GTACCAATAATTAAGCTGACTGACAGAGAGACAGATGTGAAGGTAGACATCAGTTTTAATGTCGAAACTGGTGTCAAAGCAGCTCGGTTTATTAAGGATCATCTTAAG AAATACTCCGTGTTGCCATACCTGATCTTTGTGCTGAAGCAGTTTCTGCTTCAGAGAGATTTGAACGAGGTGTTTACGGGTGGTATCAGTTCCTACAGCCTCATTTTAATGGCCATCAGCTTCCTGCAG CTCCATCCCAGAATAGACTGTAGAGCTTCTAATATTAATTTGGGCATCCTACTCATCGAGTTCTTCGAATTGTATGGACGGCATTTTAACTATCTGAAAACAGGCATCCGTGTGAAGGATGGAGGAGCGTATCTGGCCAAAGAGGAGATTATGAAGGTCATGGAGAATAGATACAGACCCTCAATGCTCTGTATTGAGGACCCAAACTTACCAG GAAATGATGTTGGCCGGAGCTCTTATGGTGCCATGCAGGTGAAAGAGGTGTTTAACTATGCATACCTCGTCTTGAGTCATGCTGTATCTCCACTATCGCGCTCCTACCCCAACAGAAATATGGAAAG CACATTGGGACGCGTCATTAAAGTGACCCAGGAAGTAATTAGCTACAGGGAGTGGATCATTCAGCAGTGGGGAAACAGACACAATGCCAAGATGGTTGACATTAAAA TCCAGAATGGTGTAGAAGACTTGGAGCAGACCTCAAGTGAGGAGCAGCAGAGAGACTCCTCATCACCGCACAGTGCAGGCTCACCTGTGTCCCTATCCAGCCTTCAGCAGCActcttcatcatcttcctcatcttcCTCTGTGTCCTCGCTGTCTGGGAGTGATATT gattCTGACACACCGTGCAAAGCTTCAGTTCTTCATGATGCATCTGGAACTTTCCTGCACTCCAGAAGTCAG AATGGCCAGAGGTTCAAGGGGCCTCCACACATTAATTGTTTAGAGCGTAACACCGTGCCTGTCCCCAGAGGACATCATCCTCAGTATGGCCGTAATGGCTGGCGTCGGCATCGAAGGGACACTGTTCCCATGAGCCTCAGCAGATAG